The genomic window TGCCGGGGCCAGAGAAGCGATCGCGTCCAGCCTCCAACACATAACCGCGATCGGACATTTCCAGAGCTTTCCGAGCATTTTGCTCCACCAGCACAATAGCAGTTCCCGTCTGATTAATCTGTTTAATCTGCTCAAAAACATTGTTTACCAGAATAGGAGACAAAGCAGCCGAAGGTTCATCCAGCAGCAGCAGACTCGGTTCGAGCATCAAAGCCTTTCCCATCGCCAACATTTGGCGTTCTCCGCCAGAGAGAGTACCAGCACGTTGGTGGCGGCGCTTTGCCAAAACGGGAAAAGAGGCAAAAATTTTATCCTTCAGCGGTTGCAAAGAGATATTGCGGATAAAAGCGCCCATCTCTAAATTTTCTTCCACCGAAAGGGAAGGGAACACATTGGCGATTTGGGGAACGTAGCACATCCCCCGTTGAACGATTCGATCCGACTTTAAGCCAGCAATGTTTTCGCCTTTGAAAGTTATTTTGCCTCGGTGGGGTGTTAGGAGTCCAAAGATAGTTTTAGCCAGCGTTGATTTACCGGCCCCATTAGGGCCGATTACCGCCACCAATTCACCTGGATAAATTTTGAAATTGACGCCTTGCAGGATATCCAAATCTTTGACATACCCTGCATAAACATCTTCAACTTCTAATAAAGGATCGTTAGTCATTAGTCAGTGGTCAGTTGTCAGTGGTCAGTTGTCAGTGGTCAGTGGTCAGTTGTCAGTGGTCAGTTGTCAGTGGTCAGTGGTCAGTTGTCAGTTGTCAGTGGTCAGTGGTC from Argonema galeatum A003/A1 includes these protein-coding regions:
- a CDS encoding ABC transporter ATP-binding protein, encoding MTNDPLLEVEDVYAGYVKDLDILQGVNFKIYPGELVAVIGPNGAGKSTLAKTIFGLLTPHRGKITFKGENIAGLKSDRIVQRGMCYVPQIANVFPSLSVEENLEMGAFIRNISLQPLKDKIFASFPVLAKRRHQRAGTLSGGERQMLAMGKALMLEPSLLLLDEPSAALSPILVNNVFEQIKQINQTGTAIVLVEQNARKALEMSDRGYVLEAGRDRFSGPGIELLNDPKVGELYLGISALH